A stretch of the Theileria equi strain WA chromosome 1, complete sequence genome encodes the following:
- a CDS encoding histone H2a, putative (encoded by transcript BEWA_024170A), translating into MDAGGKIGGKIGGKVGGMGKGGKGKTGSGKGKKTPMSRAARAGLQFPVGRVHRMLKSRISADGRVGSTAAVYASAILEYLTAEVLELAGNASKDLKVKRITPRHLQLAIRGDEELDTLIKATIAGGGVIPHIHKALMNKGPTQVLVKPPKRV; encoded by the exons ATGGACGCTGGTGGCAAAATTGGCGGTAAAATTGGAGGAAAGGTCGGTGGTATGGGCAAGGGCGGAAAGGGAAAGACCG GCTCTGGCAAGGGAAAGAAGACCCCAATGAGTCGTGCAGCCCGTGCCGGTTTGCAATTCCCAGTCGGTAGGGTTCACCGTATGCTCAAGTCCCGTATCAGTGCTGATGGTCGTGTCGGTTCCACCGCCGCTGTCTATGCCTCTGCCATCCTCGAGTACTTGACTGCTGAAGTTCTCGAGTTGGCTGGAAACGCTTCCAAGGATCTCAAGGTCAAGCGTATCACCCCAAGGCATTTGCAGCTCGCCATCCGTGGTGATGAAGAACTCGACACACTCATCAAGGCCACCATTGCCGGTGGTGGTGTTATTCCACACATTCACAAGGCTCTCATGAACAAGGGTCCCACTCAAGTACTTGTCAAGCCACCCAAGAGAGTCTAG
- a CDS encoding hypothetical protein (encoded by transcript BEWA_024160A) has product MSWFGGDKDSSKEDPNMTLMARAEKFQKDLDVMLTDVTRMSLPLQKESFLCCAGCFDLDTSNLENITDCVKRCQDKPEKFGTNVQNELNQLQNILLNCQQKCLEDFSSQSKAQEMERCAIKCYDKNQKLLGDIKSRLKSFYDSL; this is encoded by the exons atgTCTTGGTTTGGAGGTGACAAGGACTCCTCTAAGGAGGACCCAAACATGACGTTGATGGCCAGGGCTGAAAAGTTCCAAAAGGACCTTGACGTGATGCTCACTGACGTTACTCGCATGAGTTTACCTTTGCAAAAGGAATCGTTTCTCTGTTGCGCCGGTTGTTTCGACTTGGATACCAGCAATTTGGAGAATATAACCGACTGCGTCAAAAGGTGCCAAGATAAACCCGAAAAGTTTGGAACCAACGTACAAAACGAGCTCAATCAACTACAAAATATTCTGCTAAACTGCCAACAG AAATGCCTGGAAGACTTTTCATCGCAGTCCAAGGCGCAGGAGATGGAGCGCTGCGCAATCAAATGCTACGACAAGAACCAAAAGTTGCTGGGCGACATCAAGAGCAGACTCAAGAGCTTTTACGACAGCCTCTAG
- a CDS encoding hypothetical protein (encoded by transcript BEWA_024190A) produces the protein MGIEVGVRILELLTLREKITTRFKNVIALLTFVANSVWKYLFGHSAVLLRGKEDSSEFMLNDKEFQITKYISMPKVCLNEYIMGVMELRWT, from the exons ATGGGTATCGAGGTTGGAGTACGCATATTAGAACTATTGACACTCCGCGAGAAAATCACTACACGCTTCAAAAACGTTATCGCTCTATTGACATTTGTCGCAAACTCGGTATGGAAATACCTATTTGGTCACAGTGCAGTGCTTTTAAGGGGGAAGGAAGACTCCTCAGAGT TCATGCTTAACGATAAAGAATTTCAAATTACAAAATACATTTCGATGCCAAAGGTTTGTTTGAATGAGTATATAATGGGTGTTATGGAGCTGAGATGGACTTAG
- a CDS encoding hypothetical protein (encoded by transcript BEWA_024180A): MDLPTVTIDIQGNTNGGGQGAGSITYYGGSPNQVKLTKIEDPPGSGFVKLVHTSATGTSGGLFTVGKVQYGGTPVSDIKPDEPIKSLSVWYHSGDKNHNQPLLIEIEKKDGTYDYHETKGSSTEWNPHGNGSQDNQRLEGKALEQKLEYLNCQYHKLVTINLTFQNSSSLSEKPEGENKYCCGKHNGQEKVTVKGGKVASQIPYVKHHIDNGTEVSGIKYYDEKTRKNITSNNGIRFPIQGSLSVYAFYCGGKPVLIYLDSTSNGTAKGWYKQSPGGDTWEETLIGLKNKDPENIKDCSEKNFEQLVNALNKFPGCGYETCVGPAKSVPSSPLLGAAAPVAGSQGPTGPAGKDGAEYGNPPTEGKIDVAKAQLDSKESGLVTDKNGDREADAGLDASGGKADVVSEGGNGGKSQESAQDKKTVDQAQTVDGRSPDGALQQLTIAKPSDTPGTGKQVGKYCNDCRNCQNCECGCRSGGSEGRCIPDQCTKPDCQCCKDRGGTVPSVNAFLSQGLMIILAFTGDGYLKTYSKYEHDRSKWPTKDFGFWKSLRYWT, from the coding sequence ATGGATCTACCTACCGTCACCATAGACATACAGGGGAATACCAATGGAGGTGGACAAGGAGCTGGATCTATTACATACTATGGAGGATCTCCCAACCAAGTTAAGCTTACTAAGATTGAGGATCCTCCTGGTTCTGGATTTGTAAAGCTAGTACATACTTCAGCTACTGGAACATCTGGAGGACTTTTTACTGTTGGTAAGGTTCAGTATGGAGGTACTCCTGTTTCAGACATAAAACCGGATGAACCTATAAAGTCTTTATCAGTATGGTATCACTCTGGAGATAAAAATCACAATCAGCCCCTTCTTATAGAAATTGAGAAGAAAGACGGAACGTATGATTATCATGAAACTAAGGGAAGTAGTACTGAATGGAATCCACATGGTAATGGTTCTCAAGATAATCAACGGCTGGAAGGTAAAGCCCTTGAGCAGAAACTGGAATATCTTAACTGCCAATATCACAAATTGGTTACCATCAATCTCACCTTTCAGAATTCTAGCAGTCTTTCTGAGAAGCCTGAAGGTGAAAACAAGTATTGTTGTGGTAAACATAATGGTCAAGAAAAGGTGACCGTTAAGGGAGGGAAAGTTGCCTCTCAAATTCCCTACGTCAAACATCACATTGACAATGGGACTGAAGTTTCTGGTATTAAGTATtatgatgaaaaaactAGAAAGAATATAACTTCTAATAATGGTATACGGTTTCCTATACAGGGTTCACTGAGTGTCTACGCATTTTATTGTGGAGGAAAACCGGTGCTTATATATCTAGATTCTACTTCAAACGGAACAGCAAAAGGGTGGTACAAACAGAGTCCTGGTGGTGATACATGGGAAGAAACCTTGATTGGACTCAAAAACAAGGACCCAGAGAATATTAAAGACTGTAGTGAGAAAAATTTTGAACAACTTGTGAATGCACTAAACAAATTTCCTGGATGTGGCTATGAAACATGTGTTGGTCCCGCTAAATCTGTTCCATCCTCACCTCTACTAGGTGCTGCTGCTCCTGTTGCTGGATCTCAAGGACCTACTGGGCCTGctggtaaagatggtgCTGAATATGGTAATCCTCCTACTGAAGGTAAAATTGATGTGGCTAAAGCTCAGCTAGACTCTAAAGAATCTGGACTTGTTACtgataaaaatggtgatAGAGAAGCTGATGCTGGACTTGATGCTAGTGGTGGTAAAGCTGATGTAGTATCTGAGGGAGGTAATGGTGGAAAATCTCAAGAAAGTGCTCAAGATAAAAAGACTGTTGATCAAGCACAAACTGTTGATGGTCGATCTCCTGATGGAGCTCTTCAACAACTTACTATTGCTAAACCTTCTGATACTCCTGGTACCGGTAAGCAAgtaggtaaatactgcaatGACTGCAGGAACTGCCAAAACTGTGAATGTGGCTGCAGAAGTGGAGGATCTGAAGGAAGATGTATTCCTGACCAATGTACTAAACCAGACTGccaatgctgtaaagataGGGGTGGTACTGTTCCCTCTGTTAATGCTTTCTTATCCCAAGGTTTGATGATCatcttggcctttactggagacggtTACCTCAAGAcctattccaagtatgagcatgacAGGAGTAAGTGGCCTACTAAAGACTTTGGATTCTGGAAGTCCCTAAGATACTGGACATGA
- a CDS encoding hypothetical protein (encoded by transcript BEWA_024150A), whose amino-acid sequence MSKGNPQINLSEKPDDSGKGEYISHGTTFTVTKGTTNVPGFFRHVHKPLNGPITLDRTLATSGDQIRGGFTGKKISSIDNVNEVSVYYWDGNDNVPILLGITTENGNPENTKYFSKGNNVRNWMNAPIEHLNEQQALDEQNCYKNNSVVFNIRDSQSGYLSESSRATCIQKTRKIRKSRPTPPPGSEYNVTTYRFADIKYNNTKYTKISRVTLNGIYINNISPPLDALEGIRLYSYPASVDVPLMIEFIKQGGGSTFYASKNGNGSNWVPVDEGSQKFYDDKEMRDQKPKDALSEKLDELLCSYYDNVTFDISLKNSEKHAKDETKYCCEHHKSVDAKVSVSSVQIYCNFQPNPNHITAYKHSIYNGNLGGIKFYKDGNQSTRRRVKSNALSFPISVNSVYVFYCQGKNPLLIYVDSETPMTRGWYRKSTKGYEHNWTWINRGLDSITRTDLESGISCDKWQKLRKYFGELGCRSFGDCNGNLARSYTVPQDIGQIEASEDETPHKSSGSSDEEDVLVENDYSPSNTILGTAPQRASPSGVIVNIKKDTNGGRLGSDTYNLGVADQKVKLVKSVDPLNSGFFKFVHKPPNGKSFRVAQVKFGDVPVSDIGVNSNDEIEHLAVWYWKNADNMEKPLLAEILKGGKYTYKYAKPGGSNLSWSPLSGNPGPHNVQLQGEFLEQLLDELNCQHNRAVTPNLTFENSTRHANGGGTANKYCCSDNHNGGKRITVQEKEVSCQTHPSSKHITFFKHDVNAGVNLAAIMYYNEDDNDRDQRNRRRIKSNKFNFPISAPVTVYVFYCDKQNPVLIYVDGGQPGVKGWYKKGNSVGNGNEEWVRTLPGLKDRIPDNFKNCKNDKGFKELAEELKQLKCEGLQQCTIDPEHLGQDGVQREEVPAADLSDQVPDTESETKILLQGTPVAQMAEDAIDGERLGSAARSVPPVVPGLVVGGLPSTVFRGTLVKEEGGRTMRTVEVPTRRSVSPKIPSAIRVAAGDTEKLETNKETGEESGTTNTNLQLRDDAKGQVSAHHCSVTQGAFVIACEPGRKIAVLSAPSPEEHPVLGGAANKSQESPARTYGIRHEEPERMDKEADDEELGQQQKEKQEQDYAKERGKIRSPEEEKDNEGSSPLGAASPSGPISGKVASDEPEPNGESAREANGVHKGEKTAQDPLEPENILQHREEKTDDLPPQQPNVSFGQDTNPAQVRDGNPGPTPTSPAVPNPGALHTESPVTFTPSTSTTTTTVPPTPPTKQEQAAQSTPTQSPDDPKPEPPASTSTEGESHHEALTVEPFSLTAILIGAGTYGGPLAGAGSLTGLGWWAFKRSRGDPWVRQI is encoded by the coding sequence atgagcaaGGGAAACCCTCAAATCAATCTTTCAGAGAAGCCAGATGATAGCGGTAAGGGAGAGTACATATCCCATGGAACAACCTTTACTGTTACAAAGGGTACTACCAATGTACCAGGATTCTTCAGGCATGTTCATAAGCCTCTTAATGGACCAATTACATTAGATAGAACACTCGCCACCAGTGGAGATCAAATAAGAGGAGGCTTTACGGGGAAAAAAATAAGTTCCATAGATAATGTCAATGAGGTTTCGGTGTACTACTGGGATGGAAATGACAATGTGCCTATCCTTCTTGGAATTACAACTGAGAATGGTAACCCAGAAAATACCAAGTACTTTAGTAAAGGTAATAATGTCCGAAATTGGATGAATGCTCCTATAGAACATCTGAATGAACAACAGGCACTTGATGAACAGAACTGTTACAAGAATAATTCTGTTGTGTTCAATATAAGGGATTCTCAATCAGGTTACCTCAGTGAAAGTTCTAGAGCTACTTGTATACAGAAGACCAGAAAAATAAGGAAGTCTAGACCTACTCCCCCTCCTGGAAGTGAGTACAACGTCACAACCTACAGGTTTGCTGATATTAAATACAACAATACTAAGTATACCAAGATCTCTAGGGTTACTCttaatggaatatatatTAACAATATTTCCCCTCCTCTTGATGCACTCGAAGGAATTAGACTCTACTCATATCCAGCTAGTGTGGATGTACCTCTTATGAttgaatttataaaacaGGGTGGGGGATCTACTTTTTATGCGAGTAAAAACGGAAATGGTAGTAACTGGGTACCAGTTGATGAAGGATCACAGAAATTttatgatgataaagaaaTGCGTGACCAAAAACCAAAAGACGCCCTCTCTGAAAAACTAGACGAATTACTATGCTCATATTACGACAACGTTACTTTTGACATATCCCTAAAGAATTCTGAGAAACATGCCAAAGATGAAACTAAGTATTGTTGTGAGCATCATAAGAGTGTGGATGCCAAGGTATCCGTTAGTTCTGTGCAAATTTATTGTAATTTTCAACCTAACCCAAACCATATTACAGCTTATAAACACTCTATTTACAATGGAAATCTTGGCGGTATTAAGTTCTACAAAGACGGTAACCAAAGTACTAGAAGGCGTGTAAAATCTAATGCATTAAGCTTTCCAATTTCTGTAAATAGTGTTTATGTATTTTACTGTCAAGGGAAGAACCCATTATTGATATATGTAGACAGTGAAACTCCTATGACCCGTGGATGGTATAGAAAGAGCACTAAGGGTTATGAGCACAACTGGACATGGATCAATAGAGGACTTGACAGTATAACGAGAACTGACTTAGAGAGTGGGATTAGTTGTGATAAGTGGCAGAAACTCAggaaatattttggagAGCTAGGTTGTCGTAGCTTTGGAGACTGTAATGGTAATTTAGCACGTTCATATACTGTACCTCAGGATATTGGACAAATAGAGGcttctgaagatgaaaCTCCACATAAATCATCCGGAAGttctgatgaagaagatgtgCTAGTTGAGAATGATTATTCACCATCTAATACTATACTTGGAACTGCACCTCAACGAGCCTCTCCATCTGGTGTTATCGTAAACATAAAGAAGGATACTAATGGAGGGAGACTAGGATCTGATACATATAACTTAGGAGTGGCCGATCAAAAGGTTAAGTTAGTAAAGTCTGTAGACCCTCTTAACTCTGGTTTCTTTAAGTTCGTGCATAAGCCACCAAATGGAAAATCTTTTCGTGTAGCACAAGTGAAGTTTGGAGATGTTCCAGTTTCAGATATTGGAGTAAATtcaaatgatgaaattgagCATCTGGCGGTATGGTATTGGAAAAATGCTGACAACATGGAAAAGCCTCTTTTAGCAGAGATACTTAAGGGAGGAAAGTATACATATAAATACGCTAAACCAGGTGGCAGCAACTTAAGTTGGAGCCCACTTTCTGGAAATCCAGGTCCTCATAATGTTCAACTCCAAGGTGAGTTCCTCGAGCAGTTACTGGACGAACTTAACTGTCAACATAACAGAGCGGTTACCCCAAATCTCACCTTTGAGAATTCTACTAGGCATGCTAATGGTGGTGGAACTGCAAACAAGTACTGTTGTAGCGATAATCATAATGGTGGAAAGAGGATCACTGTTCAGGAAAAAGAAGTTTCTTGTCAAACACATCCTAGCTCAAAACACATTACATTCTTCAAACATGATGTTAATGCTGGAGTTAATCTTGCAGCTATTATGTATTACAATGAGGATGATAATGATAGAGACCAAAGGAatagaagacgtataaagtCGAATAAATTTAACTTTCCCATCTCTGCTCCAGTCACTGTATACGTTTTCTATTGTGATAAGCAGAACCCAGTTCTTATCTACGTTGATGGTGGACAACCTGGTGTTAAGGGCTGGTACAAAAAAGGTAATTCTGTTGGTAATGGCAATGAGGAGTGGGTAAGAACCTTGCCTGGACTCAAAGATAGAATACCTGACAATTTCAAAAACTGtaagaatgataaaggCTTTAAAGAACTTGCGGAGGAACTAAAACAACTTAAATGTGAAGGCTTGCAGCAATGTACTATTGATCCAGAACATCTTGGACAGGatggagttcaacgtgaggaagtTCCAGCggctgacttatctgaccaggttcctgatacggagtctgagactaagattctcctacaaggAACTCCTGTAgctcaaatggctgaagatgctattgATGGTGAAAGATTAGGATCTGCTGCTAGGTCTGTACCACCGGTAGTACCAGGTTTAGTAGTAGGTGGACTACCATCAACAGTTTTTAGAGGAACCTTAgtaaaagaagaaggaggaagaacaaTGAGAACAGTAGAAGTTCCAACAAGACGTTCAGTTTCACCAAAAATACCTTCAGCAATAAGAGTAGCAGCAGGAGATACTGAAAAACTAGAAACAAACAAAGAAACCGGTGAAGAATCTGGTACTACTAATACTAATCTTCAACTTAGAGATGATGCTAAAGGACAAGTCTCTGCTCATCATTGTTCTGTAACTCAAGGTGCTTTTGTTATTGCTTGTGAACCTGGTAGAAAGATCGCTGTTCTATCTGCTCCATCTCCTGAAGAACACCCTGTTCTTGGAGGTGCCGCTAATAAATCACAAGAATCCCCAGCACGTACTTATGGTATTAGGCATGAAGAACCAGAACGAATGGACAAAGAAgctgatgatgaagaactGGGGCAACAACAAAAAGAAAAACAGGAGCAAGATTATGCTAAAGAACGTGGAAAAATAAGATCCcctgaagaagagaaagatAATGAAGGCTCATCTCCACTAGGTGCTGCTAGTCCTTCTGGTCCTATTTCTGGCAAAGTTGCCTCTGATGAACCTGAACCTAATGGTGAATCTGCTAGAGAAGCTAATGGAGTTCATAAAGGCGAGAAAACTGCCCAGGATCCTCTAGAACCCgaaaatattcttcaaCATCGAGAAGAAAAAACCGATGATCTACCTCCTCAACAACCTAATGTCTCATTTGGCCAAGATACTAATCCTGCTCAAGTTAGAGATGGTAATCCTGGTCCTACTCCTACTTCTCCTGCTGTTCCTAATCCTGGAGCTCTTCATACTGAATCTCCTGTTACTTTTACTCCATCAacttctactactactactactgttCCTCCTACTCCTCCTACTAAACAAGAACAAGCCGCTCAATCTACTCCTACTCAATCTCCTGATGATCCTAAACCTGAACCTCCTGCATCTACTTCTACTGAAGGTGAATCTCATCATGAAGCTCTTACTGTTGAACCCTTTTCTCTTACTGCTATTCTCATTGGAGCTGGTACATATGGTGGCCCTCTCGCGGGAGCTggttctcttactggacttggttggtgggcatttaaacgttctagaggagatccttgggttagacagatttaa